In one window of Allorhodopirellula heiligendammensis DNA:
- the rsfS gene encoding ribosome silencing factor has translation MSDHPPENPASPDDSQSQQQAAAKKYAPRTNPMETASRAIRPFGLDDARKLATEAARVALDNNGRDVLVLDISGQSAEFDFFVIATGTSRRQLHAISEQIDDALEKGLGDHRMGIEGYQESNWIVLDYGSLVVHLFDEETREYYDLESLWADGTVVPLADLGLTPND, from the coding sequence TTGTCTGATCACCCCCCCGAAAACCCGGCTTCGCCTGACGATTCTCAATCGCAACAACAGGCTGCCGCTAAAAAGTACGCGCCGCGAACCAACCCGATGGAGACGGCAAGCCGCGCCATCCGCCCCTTCGGACTTGATGATGCGAGGAAACTTGCCACTGAGGCCGCCCGGGTAGCGTTGGATAATAATGGGCGAGATGTGTTGGTGCTCGACATTAGCGGCCAATCCGCAGAATTCGACTTTTTTGTCATCGCCACAGGCACCAGCCGACGACAATTGCACGCGATCAGTGAACAGATCGACGACGCTCTTGAAAAAGGACTCGGCGACCACCGGATGGGTATCGAGGGATATCAAGAGAGCAATTGGATTGTGCTCGATTACGGCAGCCTCGTTGTGCATTTATTCGATGAGGAGACGCGAGAGTACTACGATCTGGAATCGTTGTGGGCCGATGGCACCGTTGTGCCGCTGGCGGACCTTGGTTTGACGCCCAACGATTGA
- a CDS encoding mannose-1-phosphate guanylyltransferase: MLHAIIMAGGSGTRFWPASRRAKPKQLLSLAGTRSMLQSTCDRLSNITTAERTFVVTSMELVQPILEQLPELPSGNVVGEPSRRDTAPCVGLAAVLVRAIDPDAVMLVCPSDHVIEQHDRFSESIHRAEAILKERPNALVTFGIRPTYPAESFGYIQQGEMVEGHDAHEVMRFREKPDAATAREYVDAGTFLWNSGIFVWRAQTILDALEQHEPEMYARLQTIAAAIGSEDYEAILQREFLAMAGKSIDYAVLERHQEVIVIAAPFDWDDVGSWQAVSRLHPHDDDGNAAVGSHISIDSENCIIHASSGHTIVTIDTHDLIVVQTADATLVAPRTSEERVREVVAELDRRQMTPLM; encoded by the coding sequence ATGCTCCACGCAATCATCATGGCTGGCGGCAGCGGCACCCGATTTTGGCCGGCCTCACGGCGTGCAAAGCCAAAACAATTGCTGTCCCTTGCCGGGACCCGCTCGATGCTCCAAAGCACCTGCGACCGCCTCAGCAACATTACAACGGCCGAGCGCACGTTCGTGGTGACCTCCATGGAACTTGTCCAGCCGATTTTGGAGCAGCTACCGGAGTTGCCCTCCGGAAATGTGGTCGGGGAACCGAGCCGGCGGGATACCGCCCCGTGTGTCGGTCTAGCGGCGGTGTTGGTTCGCGCGATTGACCCCGATGCTGTGATGTTGGTGTGCCCCTCGGATCACGTGATCGAGCAACACGATCGATTTTCTGAATCCATCCATCGAGCTGAGGCAATTCTCAAGGAGCGACCAAACGCTCTTGTTACCTTTGGGATTCGCCCCACTTATCCCGCGGAATCCTTTGGATATATCCAACAGGGAGAAATGGTCGAGGGACACGATGCTCATGAGGTGATGCGGTTTCGCGAGAAACCAGACGCGGCGACTGCTCGCGAGTATGTCGATGCAGGAACGTTTCTTTGGAATAGCGGGATTTTTGTATGGCGAGCTCAAACGATTCTTGATGCGTTGGAGCAACACGAGCCAGAAATGTATGCAAGATTACAAACCATTGCCGCCGCGATTGGCAGCGAGGACTATGAGGCAATCTTACAGCGTGAATTCTTAGCCATGGCCGGGAAGTCGATCGATTATGCCGTGCTCGAACGACACCAGGAAGTGATTGTGATCGCCGCACCCTTTGATTGGGACGATGTGGGTAGCTGGCAAGCAGTCTCACGCCTGCACCCGCATGACGACGACGGGAATGCCGCAGTCGGTTCGCATATCAGTATCGACTCGGAAAACTGCATTATTCACGCAAGTTCGGGCCACACCATTGTCACGATTGACACCCACGATCTCATCGTCGTGCAAACCGCCGATGCCACGCTCGTTGCGCCTCGTACGAGCGAAGAGCGAGTACGCGAGGTGGTCGCGGAACTGGACCGCCGCCAAATGACTCCGTTGATGTAG
- the argS gene encoding arginine--tRNA ligase translates to MNLSALLRARFQTALATLTDDPAPYAAMIRVAADPRFGDYQSNACMSLGKQLGKPPREIAALLVSRLALDPACETPEIAGPGFINLRIRDEFLTSSLFAMLHHERAGVELTDLREKILIDYSSPNVAKPMHVGHIRSTVIGAALAEMFRFLGHDVITDNHLGDWGTQFGIIIYGYKHFGDADVVAANPVPELAKLYRLTNQLIEYQKANKSLIALQAKLTDAQDHAARETAASNAVASDTNTNTNAKEAKKALKAAQAAARRVDAIAAEINAAQTKVKAVDEDPRLAAIAAEHADVPAAVLRETAKMHEGDAENRALWEQFLPHCKDEINRVYDRLGVTFDHTLGESFYHDRLPGVVATLDKLGLTKQSDGAVCVFLDGFDSPMIIQKRDGAYLYATTDLATLQYRQEVFAPNRILYVVDSRQSEHFEKFFAMAEPLGMTDIELIHVQFGTVLGADGRPMKTRSGSLIGLESLLNDAVARAKDVACNPDRLATMNPPMLEEEQNRIAETVGIGAIKYADLSHHRATDYRFDVDKMVALEGNTATYMQYSYARTQSILRRVADEQKIDDIQAWLVENTTADQLQFSEPAERALAIALLRFEEAIEGAVSAYAPNQLCDYLYETAKTYSTFNDACRVLGNSDPIVLRTRLALVMLTGRVIKQGLRLLGIGVCERM, encoded by the coding sequence ATGAATTTATCTGCATTGCTTCGTGCGCGTTTCCAGACCGCACTGGCCACACTGACTGACGATCCAGCACCCTACGCCGCGATGATCCGCGTAGCCGCGGACCCCAGATTTGGCGACTATCAATCCAACGCCTGCATGTCCTTAGGCAAGCAACTTGGCAAACCCCCACGTGAGATCGCCGCCCTGCTTGTCAGTCGCTTGGCGTTGGATCCCGCCTGTGAGACGCCTGAGATTGCTGGTCCTGGATTTATCAATCTCCGCATTCGTGATGAGTTTCTCACCAGTTCACTATTCGCGATGCTCCACCACGAGCGGGCGGGGGTGGAACTAACGGATCTTCGGGAAAAGATCTTGATTGATTATTCCAGTCCCAACGTTGCCAAACCCATGCACGTCGGGCATATCCGCAGTACCGTCATCGGAGCGGCATTAGCGGAGATGTTCCGCTTTCTCGGTCACGATGTCATCACGGATAATCACCTCGGTGATTGGGGGACTCAGTTTGGCATCATTATCTATGGCTACAAACATTTCGGTGATGCGGATGTGGTCGCAGCCAATCCAGTACCCGAGCTGGCAAAGCTATATCGGTTAACGAACCAGTTGATTGAATACCAAAAAGCCAACAAATCACTGATCGCTTTGCAGGCAAAACTAACTGACGCACAGGACCATGCCGCCCGCGAGACCGCAGCCTCCAATGCGGTCGCTAGCGACACCAACACCAACACCAATGCGAAGGAAGCCAAGAAGGCACTCAAGGCTGCTCAGGCTGCCGCCCGACGCGTCGACGCTATCGCTGCGGAGATCAACGCCGCACAAACGAAAGTAAAGGCCGTTGATGAAGACCCGCGTCTAGCTGCGATCGCTGCTGAACACGCTGACGTGCCCGCCGCGGTACTCCGCGAGACCGCGAAAATGCACGAGGGAGACGCTGAAAACCGTGCTCTGTGGGAGCAGTTTTTGCCGCACTGCAAAGACGAAATCAATCGCGTCTATGACCGTTTAGGGGTCACATTCGACCACACCCTCGGTGAGAGCTTCTACCACGATCGTCTGCCGGGTGTCGTTGCCACCCTCGACAAATTAGGGCTTACCAAACAAAGCGACGGCGCGGTTTGTGTGTTTCTCGACGGCTTTGATAGCCCCATGATTATCCAGAAACGTGATGGCGCTTACCTTTACGCGACCACTGATCTGGCGACGTTGCAGTACCGGCAAGAAGTATTCGCGCCCAATCGAATTTTGTATGTGGTCGATTCTCGACAAAGCGAGCACTTTGAGAAATTCTTTGCCATGGCCGAGCCATTGGGAATGACGGATATCGAGCTCATTCACGTTCAGTTCGGAACGGTCTTGGGAGCCGACGGCCGCCCCATGAAGACTCGCAGTGGATCGTTGATCGGGCTGGAAAGCCTACTGAACGATGCCGTCGCGCGAGCCAAAGATGTCGCATGCAATCCCGATCGGCTGGCGACGATGAACCCACCAATGTTGGAGGAGGAACAAAATCGCATCGCCGAAACGGTTGGGATCGGGGCGATCAAGTATGCAGACCTCTCGCATCATCGGGCAACGGACTATCGATTTGATGTCGACAAAATGGTCGCTTTGGAGGGTAATACTGCGACGTACATGCAGTATTCGTATGCGCGAACCCAGAGTATTTTGCGACGTGTCGCGGATGAGCAGAAGATCGATGATATTCAAGCGTGGCTGGTTGAGAATACGACTGCAGATCAATTGCAATTCAGCGAGCCAGCCGAGCGGGCGTTGGCGATTGCCCTCCTCCGCTTCGAGGAGGCCATCGAAGGCGCTGTCTCTGCCTACGCTCCCAACCAGCTGTGTGACTACTTGTATGAAACAGCGAAAACCTACAGCACGTTTAACGACGCATGTCGTGTTTTAGGTAATTCGGATCCGATAGTCTTGAGGACCCGATTGGCGCTCGTCATGTTGACCGGACGGGTGATCAAACAAGGATTGAGACTACTTGGAATTGGTGTCTGCGAGCGAATGTAA